The Branchiostoma floridae strain S238N-H82 chromosome 6, Bfl_VNyyK, whole genome shotgun sequence genomic interval TTTGTTGAGTATATGGGAATCGTGCTCGACGTAGTGGCTGTTATTGTTGACGTGACTTGTTGTAGTAGTCCTTGATTCGCCGCACTTGTAACGCTGGGTGAGACTGCTGGTAGCACACCTAGCAGGCCAGTGCTGCTCActgttgttgttacagttgtGCTGACTGCTGATGTGTGAGGGACATTGTCCGCGTCCAGCTTATCTGCTAATCTAGTTGTTATCTTCTGTAGGTCATTCAACTGTTGCTGAAGCGACTTCAATGACAGTTTTTGTGGAGGGAGTCTAGGTggtgcagggggggggggcagtccCACTGTCGGTCGTTGCTCTTGTATTAGGTCTCCTCCCATTGTTGTTTCCTGGGTGAGGGTTGTCTGTCACTCCCTGGTTCCCTTTCTTCTTTTTAGATCTTTCAGATGGTGGCATCGCTAATACTCCGAGCAGAATAATAATTGATCATtaaaagaaatgcaaaatatataGAAATTTCCTTGGACCAAGAGGCCATATAACCCATGTATCTCTACAAAAATATGCGCTCGCgataatatatatcaataaattCAATATAAATACTATAATCACATTAATAATAGTATAAATATTTCAGCTTAAGGTATAAATTGTTGTAAACAATGATCCAGATTAGATGTTAATAATACAAACATAACTTTACTCACTGGAATCCTTAGGCAGCTTACCATCAAGGATCCTTTCTGCCTTAGTGGCGGACTCTCAACTCAATTGTGACAAATCAGGGTAAGCACAGAACTACCAAAAAGGAAGTATGCCAACCTTCCTCCATGCACTGCAACACCCGAGATCCCTAAAACACTCAACAAGTCCACCCACCTTTGGGTCATGCTTCCTCTTAGGGAATTAAAGTAATGAGAAAGACTGTGCGACAAAGTCACAACACCAAAattaacctgtgttaaccctccTAGCAGGTCTAACAGgtaaaaaatgtatacatagtCACATCACCAGAATTGACCTGTGTTAACCCTCCTAGCAGGTCTAACAGGTAAAAAATGTATACAAAGTCACATCACCAGAATTGACCTGTGTTAACCCTCCTAGCGGGTCTAACAggtaaaaatgtatacatagtCACATCACCAGCattaacctgtgttaaccctccTAGCGGGTCTAACAGGGAAAATATGTAGACATAATCTCATCACCAAAATTAACCTGCGTTAACCCTACTAGCGGGTCCAACAGGCAAACTATGTAGACATAATCACATCATAAAcaataacctgtgttaaccctccTAGCAGGTCTAACAGGTAAATATGTAAGATAATGGTCTGTAGATCATACTGTCTCACAGCCAAGGATGTCAAATATCTCTCAAGCAAAATAATAATATTATAACTGTGTCAAATAATCACAGCCACCCTCCTATCAAATCATCCATGCCCAATATATCAGATAATAGTCTGTGAATCGCACCGAAATACCGCTAACAAGTCACACCATTGCACAAACTGGATCTAATGAACCTGATAAATACAGGGCAGCTTACCACTGTATTCTAAATTATCACGTGCACaagaaaaatgaatagattCAATCCACCGCTTCCCCCTTCTCACAGGGCGTATCTAAAATACAGGGCAACTTACCACTGTAGTCCAAGCGACACCAGATGCCAGCCAGGGAAGGGTGGGAGGGCACAAAAGACACAAATACCAGTAATCTTCCTGACCAAACTGTTGTCCAAACTTTGGAGCGCTGTGAACTGGCTGAATTTTCGTATGCCAAGCACATGGTTTTTCAGTGCGTTGATTGGCTAGAACGGAAACTTCTGcgaatgctgattggctgttctaaataaacattcAGTTTAGTGATTGACCCCTGTATCCCAAATCAGGAAACCCCTTGGGCCCTTACAAATTATATAAAGCCATACCAAATCCTACCAGGccgtaacaaaacaaaatgaccgtcacgtccggcctaaatttttatttttacattgtcatGTCGAGAAGTTGTACTTTTCTGGAAACACTTGTGcatggtggaaaatcaaaacacAGCAGGACTTGAACATAGAATTAAATTATATACCAAATATCTGAAACATATAGAGACAACAAGCTTCTACATTGTATCCGTATTGCATGTAATTTACACCTGTTTTTTTAAGGATTCGAAACCAAACTTGAAGTATTTTAAAGCTAAAATTGCCAATATGCCAATGATAGATATCCCTTAGATACACCTGTTAATTCAATCACAGACCAATGATCAATGGTTGTTACCCCTCTCTCTTTCACCCAGTTTTTTATACCTCATGTTAATGTTATTTCTtccttagtacatgtatgtgctattGTGTATCATGCTGAAATACTGAATAACGTTTtatatattttaaaaatatatcttTAAACTTATTAACAATGTGTGGATCGTTGAAATCCTTCATGTTGGATGGTCCTGTTGGCAGGAGGGAATGTTACATTGATGTCCATTTAGGTGCCGAATATGCATTTTGAAAGAAGTCTTAAAGCCAGGATTAATGTTAAACAGCCATCCTCCTATGGCAAACcgttattatcatattcttACAgtttgataataataatgatgcaTACTACCTCGCTACTGGCTTGTTTTCCCCAAGCTAAGGCCTTCCATCATTTTAAGGATCAAATAATCAATAGTTGAACATCTGCACATActtttctactacatgtatataaaatacaagtgtttctactacatgtatataaaatacaaGTTTTAGATATAGTGAATGTCATTGAGTGATATCTTTGAAGTAAAGTATCTTGCTATTACACATTACCTGATGCACCGCCGCAAGTCTGTGTATAACAGCAGGTGGAACAGCAGTCGATGGTTGAACTTGTACTGTTCGTCGTCTACCTCCTGCGAGAAGGGACAATATACAGGGCAATTAGTTGCTGACGGAGATTAAagctcttttttttattattgcaacagataaatacataacatgatggcgaCACACTCAAGCTCAACATGCTTATTTTCGTGCCGTCATAAGGAACAAACTGAGagtacaaaagaacattgaaacaaatacagacaagcaaagcatataacaaaagtaatgttaagtaacaccatataacaaaatcatagaatataagaaaatacatttgaatataGGTGGATATTCGGACAGGTACTCCGGGCCAAGCTGGTAGGATAGAGATTCacttattcaaatctttttgtttcttttatgaatgaTTGTACATGCTGTAGAAGTTTTGTGTTAATTGAGTTGGATAGAAATGCAGACCCACGAATCATTAAATGGACTAAATCATTATCCGAGAGATTGTCCATGTTTATAGCAAATCCAACCAGCTTATGCAAGTTGCTGAGGAGGGAGATACGGTATTGGGTGTAGTTGGGGCAGTACAAAAAATAATGATGAATACTTTCACAATGATGGCCACAGGCGCTACTAGTAACAAGATTGTGAGAGTACAAGTTGGAGTTTCTATAAGTACCTAGGCGGAAACGAGGACCTATGCTGAAGTATGGAACAGAGACAGGCCGCACGGatttgaccatttttttcttatagtGAGGAAGACTTAAGGAACGATCTGCTAGGGTAAGGTTGTTCCAATGATACGTTGCATAGGGAATGAACGATTTCTTACAGCGGGTTGTGGTACATTTTAGTGACAGAAAGTCGTTTTTATTACGAAGGTCATAGGAAGCAGAGACTGATACTAAGGGTGGTATCAAATCATTTAAATATTGTCGAGTATGGCCATGAACGATTTTATAGAATAGGATAAGAGTCTGAATTGTCGGCGGTCGGATAGTTTTTCCCATACCAGTTCAGTAAGTAGAGAAGAGTATGAGGACTCCCTGATGGCACCAGCTACAATTAAAGAACATTCGTATTGTATACGTTCAATGAGATTCGAGTCTGAAGTAGTGCAACCGTGCCAGACTACGCCGCCATATTCAAGTAGAGGACGGATAAAcgatttatatatataattatagctCATTTGTGTTTAATGAATCAAACCCTCTTATTGTCCCACCAATGGATGTAGATACGTGCCAGTGGTTTCCTGCTTAATGTATCTGTATGCACTCAGCAGTAGCTGATACAGGACTTTGGCAGTTGACTAATGTCAGTGCACGTGTGCCTTTGGGCTCACTGTTTGTGAGAGGACGGGGTGAGCTTCTAGCGTTTTCCTTCACCCATTTCAGACTTTGTAGTTGGTCTGACTCTGTCTGCCTAATATGCTTGGCTCCACGAACTTTCTTACAAGTTGCCTGGTCTCATACGACAACCTACAGATAACAGCAATCCTAATCAATATGAttcaatgataaacaaaacataaatgtgCACCATCTCATTCCCAagacacatatatgtatatacttaaAGGCAGATGCACTGTGTGCTTCTATGTCCATGGATATGTATACAGATGTGCAGTTacacagggaaacacagtcattCATATGACTTGAAGAAAACAGTTCACACCTGATGTGGAACACCAGCCACAACTGTCTTCTGCAAACTGCAGTAGAATCCGAATGTTATCTGAAGTCTTTGCTTCATCCAGATCCAAAACTTCTAAGGGCGTGTATGACGACTTCTTCACTGCAGGGTTGGTCTGTCTGGTGTTGTTGCAAAACTTGTGGAATGCCGGAAACGTCGCCACCAGAACCTGCAAAGTCCTTGTGATGAATCTGTCCTTCTGGGCCTGGACGTCATCTTCGCTAGGAAGAATGTCCAGCTCAGTCAGGTCTTGTCGCTTGCCCTGTATGGACATATTTATATACTTTCATTACATTAATAAGGTGCTATTCATGTATAAAGCaatagaaattttgtcaacatttaaACCAGCCTTCAGTATGCTAATTTCATATCTTATACAGCTGTGAGTCACCAATATAATGTATTGTTAATTATGCCAGTGACATGGGCCCCATGATTATGTAAGATTGTAAAAGCGTTAATGGTCATCAATAAACACTAATATGTAAGAAGCATAGTTTCTGTGTCTCACATGCTCATACCTGAGGTTCTTCTTGGCCTAACTTTtcaggaggggggggggggggggggttcttcgCTGGAACAATCAATCTCGTCCAATTATGCATTTCAGCATGGCGTTCTGGAGAAGGTACAAGAGGCATAAGTGGCAAACCCGATGAGGGCATATAAGTTACAGTACATGTGGTTCATCGTGGACCTCTTCTCCTATGTTGTATGACTTAAGTCTTTCCCGGGTGTTCACGACATCCGGCAACACCTCCTGTCTAAAAGACTGCACCAGCCGATTGAACATTTTCGGACTGGAAGCCCCCCAACAGCCTTAGTATTTTTGAACTCGGCTAACAGTTCTTTGGACTTCTTGTCTTTGTTATCCGGCGAGCTTACGAGGCTGGCCGTCTTGTTAAGGATAAATCTGAATGCGTTGAGTTGATCACCAGCCTGTAGTGTAAAACTGAAACGATATCTTCCAACTTATCTGAGGTACACGGCACTATCTTAATGCAACAGATtaaaatacaacagatataggtctGACAGTAGAGGGGGACCGGGGACAAGCTGCACTGAGATTTCTctaaagatttcttgtttttcgcCCGATTCTGTGCTGTTTTCTCGTTGTTTCCTGGACAGTGGACATCTCGCCGCCATGCCGTACAACTCGGAGTTCAGCTTCAGCGTGTTGGTGGGCGGCCACGCCATTCCCGAGTACGGCACAGGCGGGCAGGTTTTCGTGGAGTCCAACTTGTACACCCCAGCGTCCTATAAGGAAAAGGAAGAAGTGGTCGTGGACGGACAGACGGAAGTGAACGAGTGGCCGGTGACTCCGTACACGATCGAGATCACGACCAAGCACCTCGCGCCACGTGCTCGCTACACCGTCAGCGTCGACGGTTTCGTGGTCACCAAGATTCCGCTCACAGGAGGGAAGACAAGGGTTGTCAAGGGGTTCCACGATAACGAGAGAGGTGGCCTGGCCGGGTTTGTCTTCTCACTGCCCAGATACACCAAGAACGAGAGTGACGGAGGAAAGCAGAGCCCGGAGGACGTGGGAACCATCAGGGTGACGAGCAACGACACCTGGCAGGAGTGGCTGCACCGACCAAGGCCCGTCACTAGGGGGCGCAAGGGCACAGCGTTTGTCCCAGCCACCAAGAGGGATGCATTCACCGTCACGGGGGGTCAGTACACCATGGTGACCACTCGGATGGGCCGGAACATTCCTACACCTGGTCGCTGGACCAGCTTCGTGCGCCGGTGGAAGTGGGCCACGGGCGTGAGGCGCGGCGTGCTGGAGGTCAAGTGTCGCACGGGGGACGCCGTCAGGGCGACGGGCTTCCAGATCAAGCCGTATCCCGTCGTCATGGCAGCAAACAACAACATCTCACCTTATCCCATCGTCTTAGCCGCAAACAACATCTCAGCAGGTATAAGCAGCGAGGAGAAGGAGGTAAGCGCGGGTGTTGtcttatacaacaacaacgacaatgACAACAAGTTGGGAGGACCCTTGTCTGCTAGCATTAACATGGAAGAGAAGCAACCAGGCATTGCAGGTGTCTTATCCAACAACatcaaatgacaacaaaataccGTCAGTCAGCAACAGCCAGGAGGTGAAGCAGTCAAGTATCGGTGGTCTTGAGTTTCCGCCTTTTGCTGTCATCAAGAATTTGGGAGGACCCCCACCAACAAGCATCAGCAGAGAGGTGGAACCGAGCACCAGTGGTTCAGACGTCCATCCATGtcttaacaacaacaacaacaacaacaatttgggAGAACCCCCACCAACAGGCATCAACAGAGAGGTGGAGCAGCCGAGCACCAGTGGTTCTGATTTTCCGCCTTCtcctgtcaacaacaacaacaacaattgggGAGGCCCCCCAACAACAAGCATCACCAGAGGTGGAACCGAGCACCAGTGGTTCAGACGTCCATCGGTGTTTTCCTACTTTGCTGTAttctgtcaacaacaacatcaacaacgaAAACAATTTGGAAGAACCCCCAACAAGAAGCATCAGCAGAGAGGTGGAACCGAGTACCAGTGGTTCAGACGTCCATCCATGtcttgtcaacaacaacaacaacaatttgggAGAACCCCCACCAACAGGCATCAGCAGAGAGCTGGAGCAGCCGAGCACCAGTGGTTCTGAGTTTCCGCCTTCTGTCTTCGAATTTCGAATTCTACATTTGTTGCTTCTACAACACTCCTTTCATTAACCACAAAGTCACTTGTCTTCATACtagat includes:
- the LOC118418658 gene encoding uncharacterized protein LOC118418658 produces the protein MPYNSEFSFSVLVGGHAIPEYGTGGQVFVESNLYTPASYKEKEEVVVDGQTEVNEWPVTPYTIEITTKHLAPRARYTVSVDGFVVTKIPLTGGKTRVVKGFHDNERGGLAGFVFSLPRYTKNESDGGKQSPEDVGTIRVTSNDTWQEWLHRPRPVTRGRKGTAFVPATKRDAFTVTGGQYTMVTTRMGRNIPTPGRWTSFVRRWKWATGVRRGVLEVKCRTGDAVRATGFQIKPYPVVMAANNNISPYPIVLAANNISAGISSEEKEVSAGVVLYNNNDNDNKLGGPLSASINMEEKQPGIAGVLSNNIK